One Endozoicomonas gorgoniicola DNA window includes the following coding sequences:
- a CDS encoding alpha/beta fold hydrolase codes for MNNLAYRTWGIRGRPTLVLLHGFLGDSEDWLPLVSLLEDDFYLVAVDLPGHAKSLNAGLSDGSAELSDDHVTRSDDNIRLSDDNIKLSDDNIKLSGDKAFALFSDLLDLTLHQLDLKHYSLLGYSLGGRLALLHSLSHSNRVEQLLLESCHPGLETEADRDLRRQTDKEWAERFRTEPLDQVLQRWYHQPVFADLNSQQRQELMEHRLGINKNGRLLGDILEYCSLSRQPACWGQIEDVSFPVHYFYGERDLKYTELALRLHKSGSLAGLHKIAGAGHNIHREQPADMADVIREQLSRSSGQKVVLDGEF; via the coding sequence ATGAATAACCTTGCTTACCGAACCTGGGGTATTCGGGGGCGTCCGACCCTGGTATTGCTGCATGGTTTTCTGGGAGACAGTGAAGACTGGCTGCCACTGGTGTCGCTGCTGGAAGATGACTTTTATCTGGTGGCTGTCGATCTTCCCGGGCATGCCAAAAGCCTGAATGCCGGGTTGTCTGATGGCAGTGCTGAACTATCTGACGACCATGTTACGCGGTCTGACGACAATATCAGATTGTCTGACGACAATATTAAGCTGTCTGACGACAATATTAAGCTGTCTGGCGACAAGGCATTTGCACTATTCAGTGACTTGCTGGACCTGACCCTGCATCAGCTGGATCTGAAACACTACAGCCTGCTGGGGTATTCGCTGGGTGGGCGGCTGGCGCTGCTGCACAGCCTGAGTCATAGCAACAGGGTTGAACAGTTGCTGCTGGAATCCTGTCACCCCGGGCTGGAGACAGAAGCTGACAGAGACTTGCGTCGCCAGACCGATAAAGAGTGGGCAGAGCGCTTCCGGACGGAACCTCTGGATCAAGTACTTCAGCGCTGGTATCACCAGCCTGTCTTTGCTGACCTCAACAGTCAGCAGAGGCAGGAACTGATGGAACACCGGCTTGGCATAAACAAGAATGGTCGTTTACTGGGTGACATACTTGAATACTGTAGTTTATCCAGACAGCCTGCCTGCTGGGGGCAGATCGAAGATGTTTCGTTTCCTGTCCATTACTTTTATGGGGAGCGAGACCTGAAATACACCGAGCTTGCTTTGCGGTTGCATAAATCCGGTAGTCTGGCCGGTCTGCATAAAATTGCCGGTGCCGGCCACAATATCCATCGGGAGCAGCC